A single Aspergillus puulaauensis MK2 DNA, chromosome 7, nearly complete sequence DNA region contains:
- a CDS encoding uncharacterized protein (COG:S;~EggNog:ENOG410PNGQ;~InterPro:IPR029063,IPR016461,IPR001077;~PFAM:PF00891;~go_function: GO:0008168 - methyltransferase activity [Evidence IEA];~go_function: GO:0008171 - O-methyltransferase activity [Evidence IEA]) gives MEQEAEVVSLAKTITQSTETLCRLLTENGLPAPSLDTSSPQANAPEITTAKTKAINACMELLDRLQGPLTCMLPLYNGSALQTISRYRIYTHVPLTGSISYEDLSSKCRIHVFELKQVIRFAIVFHRLFAEEKKGFVAHSAGSRILAQDAIVQAGIGQFDEFYGAFARTVDAIDQFDGHEPNETGFSLAHNTTQDLFSYLRSHPAKSKQFTEAMKFYTGPIPAYSPNFLIMGYPWDALSAGSVVVDLGGADGHVGRMIADANPEVTVIVQDLGSVVEEIEVEAEAEAGTGSQPGKKSGEVGRKSRVQFLAHDFFTPQPISADVYLFRWVLHDWSDEYVVRILRQLVPVLKKGARVVVNESLCPESGSLPIAMERYIRYMDMMMLAFTKSRLRDEGEWRGLFAQADGKFGGVRCWTPEGAALAIIEATWEG, from the exons ATggagcaagaagcagaagtcGTTAGCCTGGCAAAGACCATAACCCAGTCGACAGAAACCCTCTGCCGACTTCTCACAGAGAATGGTCTACCAGCACCATCCCTCGACACCTCTAGCCCTCAAGCCAACGCCCCCGAAATCACCACCGCAAAGACCAAAGCTATAAACGCTTGTATGGAACTGCTTGACCGGTTGCAAGGACCATTGACATGCATGCTACCTCTT TACAACGGCAGTGCTCTCCAGACAATATCCCGCTACAGGATCTACACCCACGTCCCTCTAACCGGCTCAATCTCATACGAGGACCTCTCCTCGAAATGCAGAATCCACGTCTTCGAACTGAAACAGGTTATCCGGTTCGCGATTGTCTTCCACCGGCTCTtcgccgaggagaagaagggcttTGTCGCGCACTCCGCTGGCTCGAGGATCCTGGCCCAGGACGCGATTGTCCAGGCGGGAATCGGCCAGTTTGATGAGTTCTATGGCGCGTTTGCTAGG ACTGTAGATGCGATAGACCAATTCGATGGGCATGAGCCAAACGAGACG ggcttctccctcgcccaCAACACAACCCAAGACCTCTTCTCGTATCTGCGCTCGCACCCCGCCAAAAGCAAGCAGTTCACCGAGGCAATGAAGTTCTACACGGGGCCTATCCCGGCCTACTCGCCCAACTTCCTGATAATGGGGTATCCGTGGGATGCACTGTCCGCGGGCTCTGTTGTGGTCGACCTCGGCGGTGCAGATGGACATGTTGGACGGATGATTGCAGATGCGAATCCGGAAGTGACAGTCATTGTTCAGGATTTGGGTagtgttgttgaggagattgaagttgaagctgaagccgaagctgGCACTGGCTCCCAACCCGGAAAAAAATCTGGGGAGGTTGGAAGGAAAAGCAGGGTGCAATTTCTAGCCCACGACTTCTTCACGCCCCAGCCTATATCCGCAGACGTGTATCTCTTCCGGTGGGTTCTCCATGACTGGTCCGATGAGTACGTGGTCCGGATCCTTCGGCAGCTGGTACCGGTCCTGAAGAAGGGCGCGAGGGTTGTTGTGAACGAGAGTCTTTGTCCGGAGAGCGGGTCGTTGCCGATTGCGATGGAGAGGTATATCCGGTATATGGATATGATGATGCTTGCATTTACGAAGTCGAGGCTGAGAGATGAGGGGGAGTGGAGGGGGTTGTTTGCGCAGGCGGATGGGAAGTTTGGGGGCGTGAGATGTTGGACGCCAGAGGGggcggcgttggcgattATTGAGGCTACTTGGGAGGGGTAG
- a CDS encoding uncharacterized protein (COG:S;~EggNog:ENOG410PREZ;~InterPro:IPR038071), whose translation MASPTGVLLVGSIPLSSSDEVFHKIPAALPDRLVSIPDGETGTRANWIGWQVPFFPRDALRTTIGGPELPPDYSAAFTQSSLEPTQYDTQALVSYKQFVKLRDDGIIPKGVRFQVSLPTPYACIQGHIKTEFHAQLEPFYEQRILESLAAIIKEIPAHDLALQWDMCFETTALEYDRGRLTDEFFKAHFRPVKEGLLDRIERICAGIPSEIPVGFHLCYGDLGHRHFIEPEDLGLLVDFANGILGRLGEKRTVGWLHVPVPKDRDDVAYFKPLRDLEASKDTRLYLGLVHPNDKAGTLRKIKAAQEVVQREFGVSTECGLGRTPPEELDSILQIAQEVTVPVKDH comes from the coding sequence ATGGCATCTCCTACCGGCGTCCTCCTCGTGGGAAGCATCCCTCTCTCCTCGTCCGACGAGGTCTTCCACAAGATCCCTGCTGCTCTGCCCGATCGCCTGGTCTCCATCCCCGACGGCGAAACAGGCACCCGCGCCAACTGGATCGGCTGGCAGgttcctttcttccccaGGGACGCTCTCCGAACAACTATCGGCGGGCCTGAGCTGCCACCAGACTATTCCGCGGCTTTCACCCAGAGCTCACTCGAGCCAACTCAGTACGACACCCAGGCCCTGGTCTCGTATAAACAATTCGTCAAACTGCGCGATGACGGCATTATCCCCAAGGGAGTGCGGTTCCAGGTCTCGCTTCCAACGCCGTATGCTTGCATCCAGGGCCACATAAAGACTGAGTTCCACGCCCAGCTGGAACCGTTCTACGAGCAGCGCATTCTCGAGTCGTTGGCTGCTATTATCAAAGAGATCCCGGCTCATGATCTCGCGCTCCAGTGGGATATGTGCTTTGAGACTACTGCACTTGAATACGATCGCGGTCGGTTGACGGATGAGTTCTTCAAGGCGCATTTCAGGCCGGTTAAGGAGGGCCTCCTGGATCGTATTGAGCGGATCTGTGCCGGTATTCCGAGCGAGATTCCGGTTGGTTTCCATCTTTGTTATGGTGACCTTGGCCATAGGCATTTCATTGAACCGGAGGATCTGGGCCTGCTGGTGGATTTTGCAAATGGCATTCTCGGGCGTCTTGGTGAGAAGCGCACTGTGGGCTGGCTTCATGTTCCGGTGCCTAAGGACCGGGACGATGTGGCCTATTTTAAGCCATTGAGGGATCTTGAAGCGAGTAAGGATACCAGGCTTTATTTGGGGCTTGTTCATCCCAACGACAAGGCTGGGACTCTGCGGAAAATCAAGGCTGCGCAGGAGGTTGTTCAGAGGGAGTTTGGGGTGTCAACTGAGTGTGGCTTAGGACGCACTCCTCCAGAGGAGCTGGACAGTATCTTGCAGATTGCACAGGAGGTGACTGTCCCGGTGAAGGATCATTAG
- a CDS encoding uncharacterized protein (COG:S;~EggNog:ENOG410PKP8;~TransMembrane:7 (o23-44i56-77o97-120i132-156o176-199i211-232o244-264i)), with protein MSLTPEEIAYYEANASDDLRPNQIAACTCGIAFAVSAVVARMISRRRSRVKLGWDDYTICVALMGQLTYACLMALSVANGEGLHIIFVKDQRLFAQVFVGAIICYSITIMLTKISVLLFYHRIFPVKWLTVVSYFVGALVISYNLAVIFVAAFQCIPLSSLWTGKPGQCINVTPPFLALAIVNVVTDFAILALPIQPVLGLKMRTRRKIQVLSIFLLGGIVCIFGVIRSVALSTMKNTDLSYNAVYSGIWSYTEISVGIVAACMPTLRPLFKSRNAESKYVGDSNYGSGRYFARWKSSPGRSLASKGTDGTDEGDIPLTGTGRSQYMV; from the exons ATGTCTCTCACCCCAGAGGAGATTGCCTACTACGAAGCAAACGCCAGCGATGACCTGCGGCCAAATCAGATCGCCGCCTGTACGTGCGGCATTGCCTTTGCTGTCAGCGCCGTTGTCGCTCGCATGATTTCGAGACGTCGGTCGAGAGTCAAGCTTGGCTGGGATGACTATACTATTTGCGTGGCGCTG ATGGGCCAGCTCACATATGCCTGTCTGATGGCGCTGAGTGTTGCCAACGGCGAGGGCCTGCATATAATCTTTGTCAAGGACCAGAGACTGTTTGCTCAG GTCTTCGTCGGCGCCATTATCTGCTACTCCATCACGATCATGTTGACGAAAATATCAGTCCTTTTATTCTACCACCGCATCTTCCCAGTCAAGTGGCTTACCGTCGTTTCCTATTTCGTGGGCGCGCTGGTAATCTCATACAACCTCGCCGTGATATTCGTGGCGGCATTCCAGTGCATCCCTCTGTCTAGCCTCTGGACTGGAAAGCCAGGGCAGTGCATCAATGTCACGCCTCCGTTTCTCGCTCTGGC AATCGTAAATGTAGTCACCGACTTCGCCATCCTAGCCTTACCCATCCAGCCAGTCTTAGGGCTGAAAATGCGAACACGCCGCAAGATCCAGGTGCTCAGTATCTTCCTGCTGGGGGGAAT CGTGTGTATATTCGGCGTCATCCGATCAGTCGCCCTGTCGACAATGAAAAACACCGATCTCAGTT ACAACGCAGTCTACTCGGGAATCTGGTCATACACCGAGATATCAGTCGGTATAGTCGCCGCCTGCATGCCCACGCTGCGCCCGCTGTTCAAGAGCAGGAATGCAGAGTCGAAGTACGTCGGCGATAGTAACTACGGCTCTGGCAGGTATTTTGCACGCTGGAAATCGAGTCCGGGGCGGTCTTTGGCGTCGAAGGGGACGGATGGAACGGATGAGGGTGATATTCCTCTTACTGGGACTGGACGGTCACAGTACATGGTATAG
- a CDS encoding alpha/beta fold hydrolase (COG:S;~EggNog:ENOG410PJGK;~InterPro:IPR000073,IPR029058;~MEROPS:MER0011785;~PFAM:PF12697,PF03096) — MAATQTIQVPHLGGTKAGYAFAREYDGSKPTCVLVNSMCMTSSLYKAQFENEELANAMNLLAVEPLGHGATSCPSEHFTYWDSAIMAIQVLDAFGIRKAFALGTSQGGWIVARMALLAPERIQGILPLGTSMDYESADSRSKGCWDPAGLLTPFYEKWTSESATPDFVVDETWCGMVGSVGFGAFATAESGAFWKQTLQEVYRGDEGRRKVRMALNCLIERDGLLLRLRDVQCPVYWLQGTDDTPFGTTVATEQISRFTRSREAKLQMVEGGCHYLNATHPEPVNRAMLDMVHKHASL; from the exons atggCCGCCACGCAAACAATCCAAGTCCCCCATCTCGGCGGCACAAAGGCCGGCTACGCCTTTGCACGCGAATACGACGGCTCCAAGCCAACCTGTGTGCTGGTGAACTCGATGTGCATGACATCGTCCTTGTACAAGGCGCAGTTCGAGAACGAGGAGTTGGCAAATGCCATGAATCTGCTCGCGGTTGAGCCCCTGGGCCATGGTGCGACGAGCTGTCCGTCCGAGCACTTCACCTACTGGGACTCGGCAATCATGGCCATTCAGGTGCTGGATGCGTTTGGGATTAGGAAGGCCTTTGCGCTGGGGACGAGCCAGGGGGGCTGGATTGTGGCCCGCATGGCGCTCTTGGCTCCGGAGAGG ATCCAAGGAATCCTCCCCCTGGGAACGTCAATGGACTACGAGTCGGCAGACTCTCGGTCCAAGGGATGCTGGGACCCAGCCGGTCTCCTGACGCCTTTCTACGAAAAGTGGACGAGCGAGAGCGCGACGCCAGACTTCGTAGTGGACGAGACGTGGTGCGGGATGGTGGGCTCCGTCGGGTTTGGGGCGTTTGCGACCGCGGAGAGCGGCGCGTTCTGGAAGCAGACGCTGCAGGAGGTGTACCGCGGAGATGAAGGGCGCAGGAAGGTCCGGATGGCGCTGAACTGCTTGATTGAGCGAGACGGGCTGTTGTTGAGACTGCGGGACGTCCAGTGTCCGGTCTACTGGCTGCAG GGCACCGACGACACGCCGTTTGGAACGACCGTTGCTACCGAGCAGATCAGCCGTTTCACGCGGTCCAGGGAGGCCAAACTGCAGATGGTCGAGGGGGGCTGCCACTACCTCAACGCTACCCACCCAGAGCCCGTCAATCGGGCCATGTTGGACATGGTGCACAAGCACGCCAGCCTGTAA
- a CDS encoding uncharacterized protein (COG:S;~EggNog:ENOG410PVSG;~TransMembrane:7 (o12-33i45-65o85-111i123-145o165-185i205-227o247-271i)), whose amino-acid sequence MAENGDSLQPWTVATVSAVTVLAFVAVCLRLLARFERKQKLWWDDWMIIWSMIWNFVVVGFIFAMHHNGMGLHADTLHPNNVVLIAKFLVVAEILYAFNLVWTKLSILFFYYRIFHLPYFKRWAYAIAIFVIAWVICVTFLFVFICVPVEKLWYPQLPGHCINQVGTWIANAISTIATDLAILILPLPQIWKLQLRAAEKVALTFAFSLGFFVVFASAYRFSVLFSYTALDSSYTLAPTVGWTAIEMSAGIVSACLPTLRPAFAFFFRILGLRSVMPSLLRTGQSRTASTSKLNSNTAGHSRNGVGVSGGGGGGSASAPSNIDLVRANRRSFYHLPDDESDSLDEQTGGEGGRFRPEYDSMKTMTVVRGREREEREEDNDRWLSRGRNDVPLQGIRVQTEFTQRES is encoded by the exons ATGGCGGAAAACGGGGACAGTCTGCAGCCATGGACGGTGGCCACGGTCAGTGCCGTGACCGTCCTGGCCTTTGTAGCTGTCTGTCTTCGCCTGCTGGCCCGGTTCGAGCGCAAGCAGAAGCTGTGGTGGGACGACTGGATGATTATCTGGTCAATG ATCTGGAACTTCGTCGTCGTGggcttcatcttcgccatgCACCACAACGGCATGGGCCTGCATGCTGATACCCTCCATCCGAACAacgtcgtcctcatcgccaaGTTCCTGGTCGTCGCGGAGATCCTGTACGCATTCAACCTGGTCTGGACCAAGCTcagcatcctcttcttctactACCGCATCTTCCACCTGCCCTACTTCAAGCGCTGGGCCTacgccatcgccatcttcgTCATTGCCTGGGTGATCTGCGTGAcgttcctcttcgtcttcatctgcgTGCCCGTCGAGAAACTATGGTACCCGCAGCTCCCAGGCCACTGCATCAACCAGGTCGGGACGTGGATCGCAAACGCAATCTCAACCATCGCCACCGACCTCGCAATCCTCATTCTCCCGCTGCCTCAGATCTGGAAACTGCAGCTGCGCGCTGCCGAGAAAGTAGCCTTGACTTTTGCCTTTAGTCTTGGGTTCTT TGTTGTCTTTGCCTCCGCCTACCGCTTCAGCGTCCTCTTCTCCTACACAGCGCTCGACTCCTCCTACACCCTCGCTCCAACAGTCGGGTGGACGGCCATCGAAATGTCCGCCGGAATCGTCTCTGCATGTCTCCCCACCCTCCGGCCCGcattcgccttcttcttccgcatCCTGGGCCTGAGATCCGTGATGCCCTCGCTGCTACGAACCGGTCAATCCCGGACAGCGTCGACGTCGAAACTCAACTCGAATACGGCGGGCCATAGCCGGAATGGGGTGGGCGtgagtggtggtggtggtggtgggtcTGCGTCGGCGCCGAGTAATATTGACCTGGTGCGTGCGAATCGGCGCTCGTTTTATCATTTGCCGGATGATGAGAGTGATTCGCTGGATGAGCAGACCGGGGGTGAGGGCGGGCGGTTTCGGCCGGAGTATGATAGTATGAAGACCATGACTGTTGTGcgtgggagggagagggaggagagggaggaggataaTGATCGGTGGCTGAGTAGGGGGAGAAATGATGTGCCTCTGCAGGGGATTAGGGTTCAGACCGAGTTTACCCAGCGCGAGTCTTGA